One window of the Nocardia huaxiensis genome contains the following:
- a CDS encoding DUF7373 family lipoprotein produces MMSQSTERIGRLAWLGMLCALVVLATGCTVPGTPQETTVDLNTLSVGDYGTDLLDEPPPGDGRYGKIVEAVRMGEAIIDPAEADPDAKYSLGVGIAALPSSDLATRRLGDAVKPVLDQQRMLTGFWVGGTDTDDDSAQVGMHRVSVVLLRFPDDATAQAAATGIDAADFAVSKDNVAVSIPGYGAARGHWRPSVPTLAATIAHGSFVVNVYAQWPSTDLAALTGVVRKAFDAQLPALDRFAATPVDRISALALDRDGMLRRTLPAKRGQWPYPVQSSVPVSTIANWDDPIVDSGVVFGPRVVFLKYARPDAGTLVADAFAKVAWAGVLRFTDPVAARKYFAPIPKESDYRVTTPPPGVPDVRCTESADPGVTADLKYSCKVLVHRYVGVVNSRDLQDAQEKAAAQYVLLVKADRP; encoded by the coding sequence ATGATGTCCCAGTCCACGGAACGCATCGGGAGACTCGCCTGGCTCGGAATGCTGTGTGCCCTGGTCGTTCTCGCCACCGGCTGCACGGTGCCGGGCACGCCGCAGGAGACCACGGTGGACCTGAACACGCTCTCGGTGGGCGATTACGGCACCGACCTGCTCGATGAGCCGCCCCCGGGGGACGGGAGATACGGCAAGATCGTCGAGGCGGTGCGGATGGGCGAGGCCATCATCGATCCCGCCGAGGCCGACCCGGACGCGAAATACAGTCTGGGCGTGGGGATTGCCGCGCTGCCCAGCTCGGATCTGGCCACCCGGCGGCTGGGCGACGCGGTCAAACCGGTGCTGGATCAGCAGCGCATGCTGACCGGCTTCTGGGTCGGCGGCACCGATACCGACGACGACAGCGCTCAGGTGGGCATGCATCGAGTGTCGGTGGTGCTGTTGCGCTTTCCCGACGACGCGACCGCGCAGGCCGCCGCCACCGGCATCGACGCCGCCGACTTCGCGGTCAGCAAGGACAATGTCGCGGTGAGTATCCCCGGATACGGGGCGGCGCGCGGGCATTGGCGGCCGAGTGTGCCGACGCTGGCCGCGACCATCGCGCACGGTTCCTTCGTGGTGAACGTGTACGCCCAGTGGCCGAGCACGGATCTGGCGGCGCTCACGGGCGTGGTGCGGAAGGCGTTCGACGCGCAACTGCCGGCGCTGGACCGCTTCGCGGCCACACCGGTGGACCGGATTTCCGCGCTGGCCCTGGATCGCGACGGCATGCTGCGGCGGACGCTGCCGGCCAAGCGCGGGCAGTGGCCGTATCCGGTGCAGAGTTCGGTGCCGGTGAGCACCATTGCCAATTGGGATGATCCGATCGTGGACTCCGGGGTGGTGTTCGGCCCGCGCGTCGTTTTCCTCAAATATGCGCGTCCGGATGCGGGCACGCTGGTGGCCGATGCCTTCGCGAAGGTGGCCTGGGCGGGGGTGCTGCGTTTCACCGATCCGGTGGCCGCGCGAAAGTACTTCGCGCCCATTCCGAAGGAATCCGACTATCGGGTCACGACTCCGCCGCCTGGGGTGCCGGATGTGCGCTGCACCGAGAGCGCCGATCCGGGTGTCACCGCGGATCTGAAGTACTCGTGCAAGGTGCTGGTGCACCGCTATGTGGGCGTGGTCAACAGCCGGGATCTGCAGGACGCGCAAGAGAAGGCGGCGGCTCAGTATGTGCTGCTGGTGAAGGCGGATCGGCCCTGA
- a CDS encoding alpha/beta hydrolase, with product MSPALAVDPGGAAAAPPGELVLVDRAGQRQQIFHVYSPSMQRTITLQVLTPFDTSEPRPTLYLLNGAGGGEDAATWFRQTDIVQFFAEKNVNVVVPVGGKFSYYTDWQRDDPKLGRNQWATFLTEELPPVIDAELKTSGVNAIAGVSMAASAALDLAIAAPDLYRAVGSYSGCASTADELSRTFIRLVMDRADADVRNMWGEDDDPEWLRHDVVLNAEGLRGKTLYISSATGLPGQYDTLANPALKGNTYTLANQIMLGGVIEAATNLCTQRLATRLGELGIPATVEFRPAGTHSWGYWQEDLHKSWPILEAALHN from the coding sequence ATGTCGCCGGCCCTTGCCGTGGACCCGGGCGGCGCCGCGGCGGCTCCGCCCGGTGAACTTGTTCTCGTTGACCGGGCCGGGCAGCGGCAGCAGATATTCCACGTCTACTCGCCGTCGATGCAGCGCACCATCACGCTGCAGGTGCTCACGCCGTTCGACACCAGCGAACCGCGGCCGACGCTGTACCTGCTCAATGGCGCGGGCGGCGGCGAGGACGCGGCCACCTGGTTCCGGCAGACCGACATCGTGCAGTTCTTCGCCGAGAAGAACGTGAACGTGGTGGTGCCGGTGGGCGGCAAGTTCTCGTACTACACCGACTGGCAGCGCGACGATCCGAAGCTCGGGCGGAACCAGTGGGCCACCTTCCTGACCGAAGAGCTGCCGCCGGTGATCGACGCCGAACTGAAAACCTCCGGGGTGAATGCCATCGCGGGTGTGTCCATGGCAGCCAGCGCGGCATTGGATCTGGCCATCGCCGCACCCGATCTCTATCGGGCCGTCGGCTCCTACAGTGGCTGCGCGTCCACCGCGGACGAGTTGAGCCGCACCTTCATTCGCCTCGTCATGGATCGCGCCGATGCCGACGTGCGCAATATGTGGGGCGAGGACGACGACCCCGAATGGCTGCGCCACGACGTCGTGCTGAACGCCGAGGGCCTGCGCGGCAAAACCCTCTACATCTCCAGCGCGACCGGATTGCCCGGGCAGTACGACACTCTGGCCAATCCCGCCCTCAAGGGCAACACCTACACGCTGGCCAATCAGATCATGCTCGGCGGTGTGATCGAGGCCGCCACCAATCTGTGCACGCAGCGCCTGGCCACCCGGCTGGGCGAGCTGGGCATTCCCGCCACCGTCGAATTCCGGCCCGCCGGAACACATTCCTGGGGTTACTGGCAGGAGGACCTGCACAAATCCTGGCCGATCCTCGAAGCCGCCTTGCACAACTGA
- a CDS encoding amino acid permease, which yields MAIASGLFRTKSVEQSIRDTDEPDSKLRKDLTARDLTIFGVAVVIGAGIFTLTARTAGTVAGPSVSLAFVFAAIACGLTALCYAEFASTVPVAGSAYTYAYATFGEVIAWIIGWDLILEFALAVSVVAKGWSQYLGEVMGSGAPVLSLGSIQFDWGAVLIIAVVGTLLATGTKLSSKVSAVAVAIKLGVILLVLVVGATYFKPSNLTPYIPPSEPSEHADGLRQSLFAWLTGSGGTSFGWYGLLAAASLVFFAFVGFDVVATTAEETRNPQRDVPRGLFGSLAIVTVLYVAVSLVLTGMVSYKELQGGDATLATAFAIHGATWTKNIISIGALAGLSTVVMVMYLGQTRVLFAMARDGLLPRSLAHTGAKGTPVRLTVIVGVICALLAGFVDFGTLEEMVNIGTLVAFVMVSIGVPILRRTRPDLPRGFRVPFVPVIPILGALACLWLMLNLSIETWLRFVIWMALGAIVYFAYGRRHSVLRKQQEAEAPEPARL from the coding sequence GTGGCGATCGCGAGCGGATTATTCCGCACCAAATCGGTTGAACAGTCCATCAGGGATACCGATGAACCGGATTCCAAGCTACGCAAGGATCTGACGGCCAGGGACCTCACCATTTTCGGTGTGGCCGTGGTGATCGGCGCGGGCATCTTCACCCTCACCGCGCGCACGGCGGGCACGGTGGCCGGGCCCTCGGTCTCGCTCGCGTTCGTCTTCGCGGCGATCGCGTGCGGATTGACGGCGCTGTGCTACGCCGAATTCGCTTCGACCGTCCCGGTGGCGGGCAGCGCGTACACCTACGCGTACGCCACCTTCGGCGAGGTCATCGCGTGGATCATCGGCTGGGATCTGATATTGGAATTCGCGCTCGCGGTCTCCGTGGTCGCCAAGGGCTGGTCGCAGTATCTGGGCGAGGTGATGGGTTCGGGCGCACCGGTGCTCAGCCTCGGCTCGATCCAATTCGATTGGGGCGCGGTGCTTATCATCGCCGTGGTCGGCACCCTGCTGGCCACCGGCACCAAGCTGTCGTCGAAGGTGTCGGCCGTCGCGGTCGCCATCAAACTGGGTGTGATCCTGCTGGTGCTGGTGGTCGGCGCGACCTACTTCAAGCCGTCCAACCTGACCCCCTACATCCCGCCGTCCGAGCCGTCCGAGCACGCCGACGGCCTGCGTCAGTCGCTGTTCGCCTGGCTGACCGGTTCCGGCGGCACCAGTTTCGGCTGGTACGGCCTGCTGGCCGCGGCCAGCCTGGTGTTCTTCGCCTTCGTCGGTTTCGACGTGGTGGCCACCACCGCCGAGGAGACCCGCAACCCGCAGCGCGATGTCCCGCGCGGCCTGTTCGGTTCGCTGGCCATCGTGACGGTCCTGTATGTCGCGGTGTCGCTGGTGCTCACCGGCATGGTCTCCTACAAGGAGCTGCAGGGCGGAGACGCCACGCTGGCAACGGCTTTCGCCATCCACGGCGCGACCTGGACCAAGAACATCATCTCCATCGGCGCGCTGGCCGGCCTGTCGACGGTCGTCATGGTCATGTACCTGGGCCAGACCCGTGTGCTGTTCGCCATGGCCCGCGACGGCCTGCTCCCCCGCAGCCTGGCGCACACCGGCGCGAAGGGCACGCCCGTCCGGCTGACCGTCATCGTCGGCGTGATCTGCGCGCTGCTGGCCGGTTTCGTGGACTTCGGCACCCTCGAAGAGATGGTGAACATCGGCACCCTGGTCGCCTTCGTCATGGTGTCGATCGGCGTCCCGATTCTGCGCCGCACCCGACCGGATCTGCCGCGCGGCTTCCGCGTCCCGTTCGTCCCGGTGATTCCCATTCTGGGCGCGCTGGCCTGCCTGTGGCTGATGCTCAACCTGTCCATCGAGACGTGGCTGCGCTTCGTCATCTGGATGGCGCTGGGCGCGATCGTCTACTTCGCGTACGGCCGTAGGCATTCGGTGCTGCGCAAGCAGCAGGAGGCCGAAGCCCCGGAGCCCGCGCGACTCTGA
- a CDS encoding L,D-transpeptidase: MKPKLISPVKDGEKGVSPGDPLVLKVEDGKLTNVTLTNPEGRAVPGELAADGLSWKPVEQLGFGRTYALAVEAIGLGGKSSTAMSFTTISPNNRTHPYLLPGENEVVGIAQPVAIQFDENIPDRKAAQNAIKITTTPAVEGAFYWVNNREVRWRPEHFWAPGTKVDIAVNVYGKDLGNGLVGDADLTSTFTVGDAMVFTADDNTHMVTVEKNGEVIRTMPTSMGKNSTPTDNGIYIIADRHEKIIMDSSTYGVAVNSPDGYKTPVDYATRMSYSGIFFHSAPWSLGAQGSYNTSHGCLNLSPSDARWVFENAKRGDVAIVKNTVGGTLSAVDGLGDWNMPWAQWKAGNADDNR, encoded by the coding sequence ATGAAGCCCAAACTGATTTCACCGGTGAAGGACGGGGAGAAGGGCGTCTCGCCCGGAGATCCGTTGGTGCTCAAGGTGGAAGACGGCAAGCTCACGAATGTGACGCTCACCAATCCCGAGGGTCGTGCGGTGCCGGGTGAACTGGCCGCCGACGGGCTGTCGTGGAAGCCGGTCGAGCAGTTGGGATTCGGGCGCACCTATGCGCTGGCGGTGGAGGCCATCGGGCTGGGCGGCAAGTCCAGCACCGCTATGAGCTTCACCACCATCTCGCCCAACAACCGCACGCATCCGTATCTGCTGCCGGGTGAGAACGAGGTCGTGGGCATCGCGCAGCCGGTGGCCATCCAGTTCGACGAGAACATTCCCGACCGCAAGGCCGCGCAGAATGCGATCAAGATCACGACCACGCCCGCGGTCGAGGGCGCGTTCTACTGGGTCAACAATCGTGAGGTGCGCTGGCGGCCCGAGCATTTCTGGGCTCCGGGCACCAAGGTCGACATCGCGGTGAACGTGTACGGCAAGGACCTGGGCAACGGCCTGGTCGGTGACGCCGACCTCACCTCCACCTTCACCGTCGGCGACGCCATGGTCTTCACCGCCGACGACAACACCCACATGGTGACGGTGGAGAAGAACGGTGAGGTGATCAGAACCATGCCGACCTCGATGGGCAAGAACAGCACTCCCACCGACAATGGCATCTACATCATCGCCGACCGGCACGAGAAGATCATCATGGACTCGTCCACCTACGGCGTGGCCGTGAACTCGCCCGACGGTTACAAGACGCCGGTCGACTACGCGACGCGAATGTCCTACTCCGGCATCTTCTTCCACTCGGCCCCGTGGTCGCTGGGCGCGCAGGGTTCGTACAACACCAGCCACGGCTGCCTCAACCTGAGCCCCTCGGATGCCCGCTGGGTGTTCGAGAACGCCAAGCGCGGTGACGTCGCCATCGTGAAGAACACGGTCGGCGGCACGCTCTCGGCCGTGGACGGCCTGGGCGACTGGAACATGCCGTGGGCGCAGTGGAAGGCCGGCAACGCCGACGACAACCGCTGA
- a CDS encoding Glu/Leu/Phe/Val family dehydrogenase: MHSEAGVFARSHDLSARSHEQVMFCEDDKTGLKAIISIHSTTLGPALGGTRFYPYADESAALQDVLRLSWGMTYKAAASGVDLGGGKAVIIGDPAIHKTEELLAAYARFVETLGGRYITAGDVGTNTDDLDVIGRHTRWVMGRSKQAGGSGDSARLTALGVFHSMRAGAESVWGAPTLAGRTVGIEGVGKVGRELTALLLEDGAEVCVTDVNQAALQSISQEHPSVRLLSSVATAPVDVYAPCALGGTLTASSAEAIEAKLICGAANNQLATPGIERALNERGITWVPDFVANAGGLIQVAGELRAAAPADVEADVAGIYARCRDIITAAKAEGIGTGEAANRFAERRLDAIPRAL; encoded by the coding sequence ATGCACTCCGAGGCTGGGGTTTTCGCCCGCTCGCACGACCTGAGCGCGCGCAGCCACGAGCAGGTGATGTTCTGCGAGGACGACAAGACCGGGCTCAAGGCCATTATCTCGATTCATTCGACCACGCTCGGTCCCGCGCTCGGCGGCACGCGGTTCTACCCGTACGCGGACGAGTCGGCGGCGCTGCAGGATGTGCTGCGGCTGTCGTGGGGCATGACCTACAAGGCGGCGGCCTCCGGGGTCGATCTGGGCGGCGGCAAGGCTGTCATCATCGGCGATCCGGCGATCCACAAGACCGAGGAGCTGCTCGCCGCGTACGCGCGATTCGTGGAAACCCTTGGCGGCCGGTACATCACGGCCGGAGATGTCGGCACCAACACCGACGATCTGGATGTCATCGGTCGCCACACCCGCTGGGTGATGGGCCGCAGCAAGCAGGCCGGCGGCTCCGGTGACAGCGCCCGCCTGACCGCGCTCGGCGTCTTCCACTCCATGCGCGCCGGTGCCGAATCCGTCTGGGGCGCACCGACTCTGGCGGGTCGCACGGTCGGCATCGAGGGCGTCGGCAAGGTGGGCCGCGAGCTCACCGCGCTGCTGCTCGAGGACGGCGCGGAGGTCTGCGTCACCGATGTGAATCAGGCTGCGCTGCAGAGCATCTCGCAGGAACACCCGTCAGTGCGCCTGCTCAGCTCGGTCGCCACCGCCCCGGTCGACGTGTACGCCCCCTGCGCCCTCGGCGGCACCCTCACCGCGTCCAGCGCCGAGGCCATCGAGGCCAAGCTGATCTGCGGTGCGGCCAACAACCAGCTCGCCACCCCCGGCATCGAGCGGGCGCTGAACGAACGCGGCATCACCTGGGTGCCCGATTTCGTGGCGAATGCGGGCGGGCTCATCCAGGTGGCGGGCGAATTGCGCGCCGCCGCACCAGCGGATGTCGAAGCCGATGTCGCGGGCATCTACGCCCGCTGTCGCGACATCATCACGGCCGCGAAGGCCGAAGGAATCGGAACCGGTGAGGCGGCCAATCGGTTCGCCGAACGGCGTCTGGACGCCATTCCGCGGGCTCTCTGA
- a CDS encoding serine/threonine-protein kinase — protein sequence MEGRVFAGYRIEHRLGSGGMAVVYRAQHPRLPRKEALKILLANHSEDPDFQFRFLREAEVAARLDHPNLVSVHDRGIHQGRPWIAMQFIDGTDVATLIRHGPRALPPERAVHILGEAARGLDEIHRAGLVHRDVKPANIMVTRGRDGRDRVLVTDFGIARTTEDGDRITGSGAVVGTLGYIAPEQLENGPVDHRADVYALGCTLYQMLTGALPFERGDPRSVVRAHLLDPPPQPSRAGLPAGFDAVIARAMAKDPRRRHPSCGALAEEAAGVLRGDPPGAASGRWLGIRLGATTLVIALAVALALLVRPDARVVTGKPVAALTIGAPTTTVSADDFPEWKSYAYIVAAFPSLLPERPDTIEIGSGNCFPTDTGGTSVPVDKEAKPVAQIFCTGAAPPADTTAFTCMADRTPMPFTEQAGYTGEGNQDWTRASGSGRLYWGHAEITPGRVRGVLQVYFESPSRYFCMVMVTGGSTGNELLQRWWPSAPL from the coding sequence GTGGAGGGACGCGTTTTCGCCGGCTATCGCATCGAGCATCGGCTCGGCTCCGGCGGCATGGCCGTGGTCTATCGCGCCCAGCATCCCCGGCTGCCGCGCAAGGAGGCGCTGAAGATCCTGCTGGCCAACCATTCCGAGGATCCGGACTTCCAGTTCCGCTTCCTGCGTGAGGCGGAAGTGGCTGCGCGCCTGGACCATCCGAATCTGGTGTCGGTGCATGATCGCGGCATTCACCAGGGCCGGCCGTGGATCGCCATGCAGTTCATCGACGGCACGGATGTGGCCACGCTCATCCGGCACGGGCCGCGCGCGCTGCCGCCGGAGCGGGCCGTCCATATTCTCGGGGAGGCCGCGCGCGGGCTGGACGAGATCCACCGGGCGGGCCTGGTGCACCGGGATGTGAAGCCCGCCAACATCATGGTCACCCGGGGCCGCGACGGCCGGGATCGGGTGCTGGTCACCGACTTCGGCATCGCCCGCACCACCGAGGACGGCGACCGGATCACCGGATCCGGCGCGGTGGTGGGCACACTCGGCTACATCGCCCCGGAGCAGTTGGAGAACGGGCCGGTGGATCACCGCGCCGATGTCTACGCCCTAGGCTGCACGCTGTATCAAATGCTCACCGGCGCACTGCCGTTCGAACGCGGCGATCCCCGCTCGGTGGTGCGCGCCCATCTGCTGGATCCGCCGCCGCAACCGTCCCGCGCGGGATTGCCCGCCGGATTCGACGCCGTGATCGCGCGGGCCATGGCGAAGGACCCGCGGCGGCGGCATCCCAGCTGCGGCGCGCTGGCGGAGGAGGCCGCCGGGGTCCTGCGCGGCGATCCGCCCGGTGCCGCATCCGGCAGATGGCTCGGAATACGTCTCGGCGCCACAACTCTCGTGATCGCGCTGGCCGTCGCTCTGGCCCTGCTGGTGCGTCCGGATGCGCGGGTCGTCACCGGCAAGCCGGTCGCCGCGCTCACCATCGGCGCGCCGACCACCACCGTCTCCGCCGACGACTTCCCGGAGTGGAAGTCCTACGCCTATATCGTCGCCGCCTTCCCCAGCCTGCTGCCGGAACGCCCGGACACCATCGAAATCGGCAGCGGCAATTGCTTTCCGACCGATACCGGCGGCACCAGCGTCCCGGTCGACAAGGAGGCCAAACCGGTGGCTCAGATCTTCTGCACCGGCGCGGCCCCGCCCGCCGATACGACCGCCTTCACCTGCATGGCCGATCGCACCCCCATGCCCTTCACCGAGCAGGCCGGCTACACCGGCGAGGGCAATCAGGACTGGACTCGCGCCTCGGGTTCGGGCCGATTGTATTGGGGCCACGCCGAAATCACGCCGGGCCGGGTGCGCGGGGTGCTGCAGGTGTATTTCGAGAGCCCGTCCCGCTACTTCTGCATGGTCATGGTCACCGGCGGATCCACCGGTAACGAACTCCTGCAGCGTTGGTGGCCGTCCGCGCCACTCTGA
- a CDS encoding cyclase family protein, whose amino-acid sequence MVLAVPRRDGQADAVRLIDLSVPLRTGMPVYPGDPEVTLNPALTVARDGVNVLHLDLGSQTGTHVDAPVHIDDRLPALDELPLDRFLGPAVVIDARGLAPRTPLGLEYFEGRVASGQIVLIATGWARHWGTPDYLAHPYPTPEVAAYLVESGVRTIGVDALSVDPTPAEDIPVHRILCGAHAVIAENLTDLSEVLAAQDSGHRIEVSLLPLSIPRADGSPVRAIARIWQDEPPL is encoded by the coding sequence ATGGTCCTTGCGGTCCCCCGCCGTGACGGCCAGGCTGATGCCGTGCGTCTCATCGACCTGTCCGTACCGCTCCGGACCGGCATGCCCGTATACCCCGGCGACCCGGAGGTGACGTTGAATCCGGCGCTCACCGTCGCCCGCGACGGCGTGAACGTGCTGCACCTGGACCTGGGCTCACAGACCGGGACCCATGTCGACGCGCCCGTGCACATCGACGACCGGCTGCCCGCCCTGGACGAACTGCCGCTCGACCGATTCCTCGGCCCGGCCGTCGTCATCGACGCCCGCGGTCTCGCGCCGCGCACTCCCCTCGGACTCGAATACTTCGAGGGCCGCGTCGCATCCGGCCAGATCGTGCTGATCGCCACCGGCTGGGCTCGGCACTGGGGTACTCCGGACTATCTCGCGCACCCGTATCCGACCCCCGAAGTCGCCGCCTACCTGGTCGAATCCGGTGTGCGCACAATCGGCGTCGATGCCCTCAGCGTGGATCCGACACCGGCGGAGGACATTCCCGTGCATCGCATTCTCTGCGGTGCGCACGCGGTGATCGCGGAGAACCTCACCGACCTGAGCGAGGTGCTGGCGGCACAGGATTCGGGGCATCGCATCGAAGTGTCTCTGCTACCGCTCAGCATCCCCCGCGCCGACGGCTCACCCGTGCGTGCCATCGCCAGAATATGGCAGGACGAGCCACCACTCTGA
- a CDS encoding replication-relaxation family protein, with protein MRQVDLLREQLSERDIAIVEDVERFRLLTTRQIQRLHFTTGHQSVAAATRATTRVLQRLRGHGVISTLTRRVGGVRQGSDSLTWQLTATGDRLLRHLHGRAYRRRYREPSPEFTKHTLTVANLGVLLREAEQAGRIELSEIGVEGQARRMFVGRHGAREVLKPDLYAVTAGREFEHHWFIEADRGTEHDPHLARKLGAYSRFFKSGRYQAEHGLFPSVLWVVPDDKRAAVLSALIATIELGSPRLFEICTYDRFIGFVVTATNGGESMPLPGILESTERRLESDPNDSIADVLEM; from the coding sequence ATGAGACAAGTGGACCTCCTGCGCGAGCAGCTCAGCGAGCGCGACATTGCCATCGTGGAGGATGTCGAGCGCTTCCGACTACTCACTACGCGGCAGATTCAGCGCCTGCACTTCACCACCGGCCATCAGAGCGTGGCAGCCGCGACACGGGCCACCACGCGCGTGCTACAGCGATTGCGTGGCCATGGCGTCATCTCCACCCTGACCCGTCGTGTCGGTGGTGTTCGCCAGGGCTCGGACAGCCTGACCTGGCAACTGACGGCGACGGGCGACCGCTTGCTCCGCCACCTTCATGGGCGCGCGTATCGGCGGCGGTACCGCGAACCGTCGCCCGAATTCACCAAGCACACTCTGACCGTCGCCAACCTCGGGGTGCTGCTGCGAGAAGCCGAACAAGCGGGTCGGATCGAATTGTCCGAGATCGGCGTCGAGGGCCAGGCCCGACGGATGTTCGTCGGTCGGCACGGGGCCAGAGAGGTCCTCAAACCGGACCTGTATGCGGTGACGGCTGGCAGGGAGTTCGAGCACCACTGGTTCATCGAGGCGGACCGGGGTACTGAGCATGATCCGCATCTGGCGAGAAAGTTGGGTGCCTATAGTCGCTTTTTCAAGAGTGGTCGTTACCAGGCTGAGCATGGTCTATTTCCATCAGTGCTGTGGGTTGTGCCCGACGATAAGCGGGCTGCAGTACTGAGTGCACTTATCGCAACGATCGAGTTGGGATCACCCAGACTATTTGAAATATGCACGTATGACCGGTTTATTGGCTTCGTCGTCACAGCGACGAACGGGGGTGAATCGATGCCATTGCCGGGAATCCTCGAATCTACCGAAAGGCGGTTGGAATCGGATCCCAATGATTCAATCGCCGACGTGTTGGAGATGTAA